A DNA window from Branchiostoma lanceolatum isolate klBraLanc5 chromosome 17, klBraLanc5.hap2, whole genome shotgun sequence contains the following coding sequences:
- the LOC136423439 gene encoding ankyrin repeat domain-containing protein 39-like: MCDHGDHECSHATTAASVHQTLDELDFERGIWAAARDGEEGRVRGLLDRGTAANTQDSSGYTALHYASRSGHLEVCDLLLQRGADPNSQTRSGGVTPLHRAAYCGHVAVVKLLLKKRANPAVCDEDGKNALHKSAERGHVEVSRLILQVASDTRSVEDKRGKMPVNYVPGDSQEMLKLLS; encoded by the exons ATGTGTGATCACGGTGACCACGAGTGTTCCCACGCGACGACTGCAGCCTCGGTGCATCAGACACTGGACGAGCTGGACTTCGAGCGGGGGATCTGGGCGGCTGCTCGGGACGGGGAAGAGGGGAGGGTCCGCGGGCTGCTGGACAGGGGCACGGCGGCGAACACACAGGACTCGTCCGGCTACACGGCTCTG CACTATGCTTCGAGAAGTGGTCACCTGGAGGTGTGTGACCTTCTACTCCAGAGGGGGGCAGACCCCAACAGCCAGACCAGGTCAGGGGGAGTAACTCCACTTCACAGAGCAGCCTACTGCGGACATGTAGCTGTCGTAAAGTTGTTGCTGAAGAAAAGAGCTAACCCTGCCGTGTGTGATGAGGATGGGAAAAATGCTCTTCACAAG TCTGCAGAGAGGGGCCATGTTGAAGTCTCCAGACTTATACTACAAGTTGCCTCAGACACCAGAAGTGTTGAAGATAAGAGAGGGAAAATGCCCGTCAACTACGTACCTGGGGACTCTCAGGAAATGCTCAAGTTGTTGTCATGA